A DNA window from Deinococcus malanensis contains the following coding sequences:
- a CDS encoding DUF4388 domain-containing protein has product MVRGDLTVFPLLSVMQMLLASGRAGRLSLDHPRGGQLWLDPGELVHAQAWTLSGDAGLQVVCSVTEGTFVFEADEPAPNRTLALRRDAALRRMLDDHESWTPLLQAFPDWDRTLRFTPRWTEAQPVTRAQYEALSRVQGGTTVRSLLERSPQPPRTLLETLRPFLAAGLIELA; this is encoded by the coding sequence ATGGTACGCGGCGATCTGACTGTTTTCCCGCTTCTGTCCGTGATGCAGATGTTGCTCGCCAGTGGCCGGGCAGGAAGACTGAGCTTGGATCATCCACGTGGCGGACAGCTGTGGCTTGACCCTGGTGAGCTTGTGCACGCCCAGGCCTGGACCCTGAGCGGAGACGCCGGGTTGCAGGTGGTGTGCAGCGTTACCGAGGGCACCTTTGTCTTCGAGGCGGACGAGCCCGCGCCCAACCGCACCCTGGCCTTACGACGTGACGCAGCCCTGAGGCGCATGCTGGACGACCACGAAAGCTGGACCCCCCTCCTTCAGGCATTCCCGGACTGGGACCGCACCCTGCGCTTTACTCCCCGCTGGACCGAGGCGCAGCCTGTCACGCGTGCGCAGTACGAGGCCCTGAGCCGGGTGCAGGGGGGGACGACCGTGCGCAGTCTGCTCGAGCGCAGTCCGCAACCACCGCGGACTCTGCTCGAAACGCTGCGCCCATTTCTGGCTGCGGGCCTGATCGAGCTTGCCTGA
- a CDS encoding sporulation protein produces the protein MGFLKKMMAAVGVGAARVDTRLSRAEVRVGEELRGTIHVQGGQVEQQVQRINVGLATRYKHEDSYLNHTLQSEMVVPAFTIRPGETREFPFTLRVEPGTPLSLPGSDVWVFTDADVAGGIDPGDQDPLRVLPSAGMEAVIGAAQRLGFTLKTAETEYAHGRLVQELSFRPPHGQYKLTELELVMLPANGGLDVILEVDRRATGMASFFTSEFETRARWFLPRELLERGPDVIAPELAGRIRQLS, from the coding sequence ATGGGATTTCTGAAGAAGATGATGGCAGCGGTGGGGGTTGGTGCGGCCCGGGTGGACACCCGGCTGAGCAGGGCCGAGGTGCGTGTGGGTGAGGAACTGCGCGGCACCATCCATGTTCAGGGCGGGCAGGTCGAACAGCAGGTGCAGCGCATCAATGTTGGTCTGGCCACCCGATACAAGCACGAGGACAGCTACCTGAACCACACCCTGCAGTCCGAGATGGTCGTGCCTGCGTTCACCATCCGCCCTGGCGAGACACGCGAGTTCCCTTTCACGCTGCGTGTCGAGCCTGGCACGCCGCTCTCTCTGCCCGGATCGGACGTGTGGGTTTTTACGGACGCCGATGTCGCCGGTGGGATTGATCCTGGTGACCAGGACCCGCTGCGAGTGCTGCCCAGTGCCGGGATGGAAGCGGTGATCGGCGCTGCCCAGCGCCTGGGCTTTACGCTCAAGACGGCCGAGACCGAGTACGCCCATGGCCGTCTGGTGCAGGAGCTCAGCTTCCGTCCCCCGCACGGCCAGTACAAGCTCACGGAACTGGAACTCGTGATGCTGCCGGCCAATGGCGGCCTGGATGTCATTCTGGAAGTGGACCGGCGGGCGACGGGCATGGCCAGCTTCTTCACCAGCGAGTTTGAAACCCGGGCCCGCTGGTTCCTGCCTCGTGAGCTGCTGGAGCGCGGCCCGGACGTCATTGCGCCGGAACTGGCTGGCCGTATCCGTCAGCTGAGCTGA
- a CDS encoding amidohydrolase family protein, which translates to MTADLSDPHIPRLLVCNVLYTGMGGAQSPGGVVVVGDTVAATGDPGALRHAYPHAREELVGGVIAPPPVNAHTHLDMSAYAFQALPYFQWIPEVVIAGRQHRGLGAAVAGADTLSRLGTGAVGDIVWSPEVMDTLLAREDLPGVLYFEVLSPQSERADEVFRAARTQIEAWRAKERPGGPRVGVSPHTPYTVSHRLMRLLAEYAAGEGLPLQIHVAEHPSEPELFRTGGGPLWENRMPSLYPATFADIIGRDPEPDLTPVRYLDELGVLGARPTLIHMANVTADDIARVARAGCAVVTCPRSNHHLECGVFPWAAFAAAGVEIALGTDSVASGETLDVRDDVAFARTLYPGLDPRVLVRAAVKGGHRVLGTTMPFIRRGEVWREEYRWAAGQVLASVNHNVV; encoded by the coding sequence ATGACTGCTGACCTGAGTGACCCCCATATCCCCCGGCTGCTGGTGTGCAACGTGCTGTACACCGGGATGGGCGGCGCGCAGAGTCCGGGTGGCGTGGTGGTGGTCGGCGACACCGTGGCAGCCACCGGAGACCCGGGAGCGCTGCGCCACGCCTATCCGCACGCCCGCGAGGAACTGGTCGGGGGCGTCATTGCCCCGCCCCCGGTCAATGCCCACACCCACCTGGATATGAGCGCCTATGCGTTCCAGGCGCTGCCCTATTTCCAGTGGATTCCAGAGGTGGTGATTGCCGGGCGCCAGCATAGGGGGCTTGGTGCCGCTGTGGCTGGCGCAGACACCCTCTCGCGGCTGGGTACCGGTGCGGTGGGCGACATCGTCTGGTCGCCCGAGGTGATGGACACCCTGCTGGCGCGTGAGGACCTGCCAGGGGTGCTGTATTTCGAGGTGCTGAGCCCCCAGTCCGAGCGGGCCGACGAGGTCTTCCGCGCTGCCCGTACCCAGATCGAGGCCTGGCGGGCCAAGGAACGTCCCGGGGGCCCCCGGGTCGGCGTCTCGCCGCACACGCCCTATACCGTCAGCCACCGTCTGATGAGGCTCCTGGCCGAGTACGCGGCTGGTGAGGGCCTGCCGCTGCAGATCCATGTGGCGGAACATCCCAGTGAACCGGAACTGTTCCGCACCGGGGGCGGTCCCCTGTGGGAAAACCGCATGCCCAGCCTGTACCCTGCCACCTTCGCGGACATTATCGGCCGTGACCCCGAACCGGACCTGACCCCGGTGCGCTACCTCGATGAACTGGGAGTACTTGGTGCCCGGCCCACCCTGATTCACATGGCCAACGTGACCGCGGACGATATCGCCCGGGTGGCCCGCGCCGGCTGCGCAGTCGTGACCTGCCCGCGCAGCAACCATCATCTGGAATGCGGCGTGTTCCCATGGGCGGCGTTCGCGGCTGCGGGGGTCGAAATTGCCCTGGGCACCGACTCGGTCGCCAGCGGGGAGACCCTGGACGTGCGCGACGACGTGGCCTTTGCCCGCACGTTGTATCCGGGCCTGGACCCCCGCGTCCTGGTGCGGGCAGCGGTCAAGGGCGGACACCGCGTCCTGGGCACAACCATGCCTTTTATCCGGCGGGGTGAGGTCTGGCGCGAGGAGTATCGCTGGGCCGCCGGTCAGGTCTTAGCGTCAGTGAATCACAACGTGGTGTAG
- a CDS encoding ADP-ribosylglycohydrolase family protein produces MPDAALSTLLSLCAADALGAATEFKTPEVIHARYTLPFDHYQEGSVFGFAPGEATDDSQMVVATLLGYARGEGTGGVWRALQEWLATGPPDVGGLTRAALQHAGPDGGVHAWEASGFQSAGNGGLMRVAAAWIAGFRGDDLARESAVLTALTHADPRCVHASVVLTACMEALSSGGSSTDAAAHGLRVMDALNAEATLLDAGLFSTATLRAQMAFRGRDREARASVRGRVRAGLDGLLTSQSGFVLDTLEAALKHARAGSWLECVQPAVLLGDDSDTVACVVGALAGARGLPVPGPLLAPLRLGHSWPDWKRDWLCLEHLPDIVQAAQRA; encoded by the coding sequence ATGCCTGACGCCGCGCTGTCCACGCTGCTTTCCCTGTGCGCCGCTGACGCCCTGGGCGCGGCCACCGAGTTCAAGACTCCGGAGGTGATTCATGCGCGCTACACCCTGCCCTTCGACCACTACCAGGAAGGCAGCGTGTTCGGGTTCGCTCCCGGCGAAGCCACCGACGACAGCCAGATGGTGGTCGCAACCCTGCTGGGGTACGCGCGGGGTGAGGGAACCGGTGGAGTGTGGAGGGCCCTTCAGGAGTGGCTGGCCACCGGTCCACCGGATGTAGGTGGCCTGACGCGAGCGGCCCTGCAGCACGCGGGACCGGACGGTGGGGTGCACGCGTGGGAGGCCAGCGGTTTCCAGAGTGCGGGAAACGGAGGCCTGATGCGCGTGGCTGCCGCCTGGATCGCGGGCTTCCGGGGCGATGACCTGGCGCGTGAATCCGCCGTCCTGACCGCCCTGACCCACGCGGACCCGCGCTGCGTGCATGCCTCGGTGGTGCTGACCGCCTGCATGGAGGCGCTGTCCAGCGGCGGCTCCTCTACCGATGCTGCTGCCCACGGCCTGCGGGTGATGGACGCCCTGAACGCAGAGGCCACGCTGCTGGACGCCGGACTGTTCAGCACTGCCACGCTGCGGGCGCAGATGGCGTTCCGCGGCCGCGACCGGGAGGCCCGAGCCAGTGTGCGGGGGCGCGTGCGTGCAGGCCTCGACGGTCTGCTTACCTCCCAGAGCGGCTTCGTACTCGATACCCTGGAGGCAGCCCTGAAGCACGCCAGGGCCGGGTCGTGGCTGGAATGCGTGCAGCCGGCGGTGCTGCTGGGCGATGACAGCGACACGGTGGCCTGCGTGGTCGGCGCCCTTGCCGGCGCGCGTGGCCTGCCTGTTCCCGGGCCGCTGCTTGCTCCATTGCGCCTGGGACACAGCTGGCCCGACTGGAAACGGGACTGGCTGTGCCTGGAGCATCTGCCTGACATTGTCCAGGCTGCCCAGCGGGCCTGA
- a CDS encoding 2-phosphoglycerate kinase: MPQAEFRIGSGRQSWPFSRGLVVETAVNAGASAPLAAAIGRRVEQQLRLARRRLITADELQALTAEIAEDVAGPEVAAQVARQTPAFVDILVRSKKGNLPFSRGVLARTLEDVGLTPREAYATASGVDVEMRQQGVQTLTAEDIDQRTERFLAERYGEHFRLTYQYLRQNQGRLGVMADELGLPTPFSKGVLVQSMLAAGVAPDVARKVARITQRDLRGSEDRVVRRTRIREKVEALLREEVGPDVSARYRLLRVIRRPPRPLVVLLGGVSGTGKSVLAAEIAYRLGITRVVSTDSIREVMRAMVSPALVPTLHASTFNAWEALVPPGQSIPDHPTEAELLAGFREQVQQVSVGLRAVVRRSIEEGTSVVLEGVHLVPGYLRADAFAGALVVPLLVTLPNETEHRRHFESRDQETAASRPMHRYMRYFDEIRTMQNELEAVARRLDVPLLDGLTLDESTDQAVEVVLRRVMVALTPEERRALLGDDLSMETGESLLNPEGS, encoded by the coding sequence ATGCCACAAGCTGAATTCCGGATCGGGTCCGGGCGCCAGTCGTGGCCCTTCAGCCGCGGTCTGGTCGTAGAAACGGCGGTGAATGCCGGGGCCAGTGCGCCTCTGGCCGCCGCGATCGGCCGGCGGGTCGAGCAGCAGTTGCGCCTCGCGCGCCGGCGCCTGATCACGGCGGACGAGCTTCAGGCGTTGACCGCTGAAATCGCAGAGGACGTGGCCGGCCCGGAGGTGGCCGCCCAGGTGGCCCGCCAGACGCCAGCCTTCGTGGACATCCTGGTACGTTCGAAGAAAGGCAATCTGCCCTTCAGCCGCGGCGTGCTGGCCCGGACACTGGAGGACGTGGGCCTGACACCGCGTGAGGCCTATGCCACGGCCAGCGGAGTGGACGTCGAGATGCGCCAGCAGGGCGTCCAGACCCTGACCGCCGAGGACATCGACCAGCGCACCGAGCGCTTTCTGGCCGAGCGCTACGGAGAGCACTTCCGGCTGACCTACCAGTACCTGCGTCAGAACCAGGGGCGGCTGGGCGTGATGGCTGATGAGCTGGGCCTGCCCACTCCCTTCAGCAAGGGCGTGCTGGTGCAGTCCATGCTGGCGGCCGGGGTGGCGCCGGACGTGGCCCGGAAAGTCGCGCGCATCACCCAGCGCGATCTGCGCGGCAGCGAGGACCGTGTGGTGCGCCGCACCCGCATCCGCGAAAAGGTCGAAGCCCTGCTGCGCGAGGAAGTCGGCCCGGACGTCAGCGCCCGCTACCGGCTGCTGCGGGTGATCCGCCGGCCTCCGCGCCCACTGGTGGTGCTGCTGGGTGGGGTCAGCGGTACTGGCAAGAGCGTTCTGGCGGCCGAAATCGCCTACCGACTGGGCATCACGCGGGTGGTCAGCACCGACTCGATCCGCGAAGTGATGCGCGCCATGGTCTCCCCCGCCCTGGTGCCCACGCTGCATGCCAGCACCTTCAACGCCTGGGAAGCCCTGGTCCCGCCCGGGCAGTCGATCCCCGACCACCCCACCGAGGCGGAACTGCTGGCCGGCTTCCGCGAGCAGGTGCAGCAGGTGAGTGTGGGCCTGCGCGCGGTGGTGCGCCGCAGCATCGAGGAAGGCACCAGTGTGGTGCTGGAAGGCGTTCATCTGGTACCGGGCTACCTCCGGGCAGATGCCTTTGCCGGCGCCCTGGTGGTCCCTCTGCTGGTAACCCTGCCCAATGAGACCGAGCACCGCCGCCACTTCGAGAGCCGCGATCAGGAAACGGCAGCCAGCCGGCCGATGCACCGCTACATGCGTTACTTCGATGAAATCCGCACCATGCAGAACGAACTCGAAGCCGTGGCCCGGCGCCTGGATGTTCCGCTGCTGGACGGGCTGACACTGGATGAAAGTACCGATCAGGCGGTGGAGGTGGTCCTGCGGCGCGTCATGGTGGCCCTGACTCCGGAAGAACGCCGGGCCCTGCTGGGAGACGATCTCTCTATGGAGACGGGCGAGAGTCTGCTGAACCCCGAGGGCAGTTGA
- a CDS encoding thymidine kinase — MLKSPYSGGHLEVIVGPMFSGKSEELIRRVTRALIARQRVQVFKPAVDDRYHESAVASHTGRTVGALAVGDVADIRAHLSGEGPLLQASAEMPDVIGIDEIQFFGSELVPLALELADAGVRVILAGLDLDFRAEPFGCMPDLLARAESVEKLTAICTQCGAPATRSQRLISGRPARFDDPVVLVGAQESYEARCRLHHVVIH; from the coding sequence GTGCTGAAGTCCCCCTATTCCGGCGGTCACCTGGAGGTCATTGTCGGTCCGATGTTCAGCGGGAAAAGCGAGGAACTGATCCGCCGCGTCACCCGCGCCCTGATTGCCCGGCAGCGGGTGCAGGTGTTCAAACCTGCCGTGGACGACCGCTACCACGAGTCAGCGGTGGCCAGCCACACCGGGCGCACCGTCGGGGCCCTGGCGGTCGGCGATGTGGCCGACATTCGGGCTCACCTGAGCGGTGAAGGCCCGCTGCTGCAGGCATCCGCAGAGATGCCGGACGTGATCGGAATTGACGAGATTCAGTTTTTCGGGTCGGAACTGGTGCCTCTGGCCTTGGAGCTGGCCGACGCCGGTGTACGGGTTATTCTGGCCGGACTGGATCTGGACTTCCGCGCCGAGCCATTTGGCTGCATGCCCGATCTGCTGGCCCGCGCCGAGAGTGTCGAGAAGCTCACCGCCATCTGTACCCAATGTGGGGCCCCGGCCACCCGGTCGCAGCGCCTGATCAGTGGGAGGCCGGCCCGCTTCGACGATCCGGTCGTGCTGGTCGGCGCGCAGGAAAGTTATGAGGCCCGCTGCCGGCTACACCACGTTGTGATTCACTGA
- the rpmE gene encoding 50S ribosomal protein L31, with protein sequence MKKDIHPKAVPTKIIYQGKVVMETLSTRPEIHVDVWSGVHPFWTGEERFVDTEGRVDKFNKRFGDSYRNKKK encoded by the coding sequence ATGAAAAAGGATATCCACCCCAAAGCAGTTCCTACCAAGATCATCTACCAGGGCAAGGTCGTTATGGAAACCCTGAGCACCCGCCCCGAGATCCACGTGGATGTCTGGAGTGGCGTTCACCCCTTCTGGACTGGCGAAGAGCGCTTCGTGGACACCGAGGGTCGCGTGGACAAGTTCAACAAGCGTTTCGGCGACAGCTACCGCAACAAGAAGAAGTAA
- the ppgK gene encoding polyphosphate--glucose phosphotransferase: MSVILGIDIGGSGIKGAPVNVSTGQLAGERHRIPTPEGARPEDVQRVVAQLVEHFGLDGPVGVTFPGIVQQGRTLSAANVDKGWIGLDADALFTQATGRDVRLLNDADAAGLAEAKFGAGRGVDGTVLVLTFGTGIGSALVHNGVLVPNTELGHLWLREHHAETWASDRARERDDLNWKQWSKRVSGYLQHLELLFSPDLFIIGGGVSKKAEKWQEHIRLERSRFVPAALQNEAGIVGAALLAAQPAPSVPLVSPALRPARPAGRIEAVPVTVKPSKEKSRRKSG; the protein is encoded by the coding sequence ATGAGCGTGATTCTGGGCATCGATATCGGGGGCAGCGGGATCAAGGGTGCGCCTGTCAACGTGAGTACCGGGCAGCTGGCCGGCGAGCGCCACCGCATTCCCACCCCGGAGGGGGCCCGCCCTGAGGATGTTCAGCGGGTGGTCGCGCAGCTCGTGGAGCATTTTGGTCTCGATGGACCCGTCGGGGTGACCTTCCCGGGAATCGTGCAGCAGGGCCGCACCCTGAGCGCTGCCAACGTGGATAAGGGCTGGATCGGGCTGGACGCCGACGCCCTGTTCACGCAGGCCACGGGCCGGGACGTCCGTCTGCTCAACGACGCCGACGCTGCCGGACTGGCCGAGGCCAAATTTGGGGCCGGCCGTGGCGTGGACGGCACCGTTCTGGTGCTGACCTTCGGCACGGGCATCGGCAGCGCACTGGTTCACAACGGCGTGCTGGTGCCCAACACCGAACTGGGTCATCTGTGGCTGCGCGAGCATCATGCCGAGACCTGGGCCTCCGACCGGGCCCGTGAGCGCGATGACCTGAACTGGAAACAGTGGAGCAAACGCGTCAGTGGCTACCTGCAGCATCTGGAACTGCTGTTCAGCCCGGACCTGTTCATTATCGGTGGCGGCGTGAGCAAGAAGGCCGAGAAATGGCAGGAGCATATCCGCCTCGAGCGCAGCCGTTTCGTTCCAGCGGCGCTCCAGAATGAGGCGGGGATCGTCGGGGCGGCGCTGCTGGCCGCGCAGCCGGCGCCTTCTGTCCCGCTGGTGTCGCCGGCGCTGCGGCCTGCGCGCCCTGCAGGACGGATAGAAGCAGTACCCGTAACAGTTAAACCTTCCAAAGAAAAGTCGCGTCGCAAGTCCGGCTGA
- a CDS encoding TetR/AcrR family transcriptional regulator produces the protein MDLSSLRERQKERRRARIYSVAIELFKRSGFQTTTATDIARASNVSRGTFFNYYPYKEAVLLDYGSEVMDRLRDHAEQRLLDGVPPLSVLYEVWDLLAEENSRERDLFPPLAYEVMNPNPERARTAYQALPLSKVIELILRPLHQSGQMRPDLSLQRISNLIADTYLMVALRWSAYGTERTLQEEMRLALNLLLEGALKRDPPRS, from the coding sequence ATGGATTTGTCTTCGTTGCGGGAGCGCCAGAAAGAGCGCCGCCGCGCCCGTATTTACAGTGTTGCCATTGAACTGTTCAAGCGGAGCGGCTTTCAGACCACCACCGCGACCGACATTGCGCGGGCCAGCAACGTGTCTCGCGGCACGTTTTTTAATTATTACCCCTACAAGGAGGCTGTGCTGCTGGATTATGGCAGCGAGGTCATGGACCGCCTGCGCGACCATGCCGAGCAGCGCCTGCTGGACGGCGTGCCGCCCCTGAGCGTGCTGTACGAGGTCTGGGACCTGCTGGCCGAGGAGAACTCCCGGGAGCGTGACCTGTTTCCGCCACTGGCCTACGAGGTCATGAATCCCAATCCTGAGCGGGCCCGCACGGCGTACCAGGCGCTGCCGCTGAGCAAGGTCATCGAACTGATCCTGCGTCCGCTGCACCAGAGCGGGCAGATGCGCCCGGATCTCAGCCTGCAGCGCATCAGCAACCTGATTGCGGATACCTACCTGATGGTCGCGCTGCGCTGGAGCGCTTACGGAACGGAGCGCACCCTGCAGGAGGAAATGCGGCTGGCCCTGAACCTGCTGCTTGAGGGCGCGCTGAAGCGCGACCCGCCCCGGTCCTGA